The following coding sequences are from one Paenibacillus sp. JDR-2 window:
- a CDS encoding carbohydrate ABC transporter permease, translating to MERSTFGERAFTIGNAVLLTIFAFLCVYPFWYILILSLNEGRDAGMGGIYWLPRVFTLDNYRVMLSDITILNAFWITVQRTIIGTAGSLLITSFVAFSLSRRELPGRQKLLFVFLIVMLFSGGLIPYYIQLMNLHLINSFWVYVIPSLFSVWNMFVMKTSFQNTIPESVVESVKLDGGGYLRIYFHIVLPFSMPLFAALGLFTAVGQWNDWFTGAFFVNDIQLQPLPTYLQRMLSTIEASQVISSSQMTTMNQTRLYNPDAITPKSVRMATIMITVLPILVVYPFVQRFFVKGVLIGSVKE from the coding sequence ATGGAACGGTCAACATTTGGAGAAAGGGCTTTTACGATAGGAAATGCGGTTCTCTTGACCATCTTTGCATTCCTATGCGTTTATCCGTTCTGGTACATTCTGATTCTCTCCCTTAACGAAGGAAGAGACGCCGGCATGGGCGGCATTTACTGGCTGCCTCGAGTATTTACCTTGGATAATTACCGCGTCATGTTATCCGATATTACCATCCTGAATGCCTTCTGGATTACGGTGCAGCGTACCATTATCGGTACAGCGGGCTCTCTTCTGATAACCTCATTCGTAGCTTTTTCTTTGTCCCGCAGAGAATTACCCGGCAGGCAGAAACTTCTCTTCGTTTTTCTGATAGTCATGCTGTTCAGCGGGGGGCTTATTCCTTATTACATTCAGTTAATGAACCTGCATTTGATCAACAGCTTCTGGGTATACGTCATTCCATCGTTGTTCAGCGTCTGGAATATGTTCGTGATGAAAACCTCGTTCCAGAACACGATTCCGGAAAGCGTCGTAGAGTCGGTCAAGCTTGACGGCGGAGGGTATCTGCGAATTTATTTCCATATCGTGCTTCCGTTCTCCATGCCGTTATTTGCGGCGCTTGGCTTATTCACTGCCGTGGGGCAATGGAACGATTGGTTCACGGGAGCTTTTTTCGTTAACGATATTCAACTTCAGCCGCTTCCAACCTATCTGCAGCGCATGCTCAGCACCATTGAAGCCAGTCAAGTCATAAGCTCGAGTCAGATGACAACCATGAATCAGACCCGTCTATACAATCCGGATGCGATTACGCCCAAGTCGGTTCGAATGGCAACGATTATGATTACCGTTCTACCTATTCTCGTTGTTTATCCGTTTGTTCAACGGTTCTTCGTAAAAGGCGTATTAATCGGTTCCGTCAAAGAGTAG
- a CDS encoding AraC family transcriptional regulator translates to MSIKRSTYVMSASSFFEPGVPLYVNRAYESFDMGEHSHEFVEITYVSEGAGIHYIAGEAVPVEHGTLFFIPVGQSHVFRPKTPKKDRPLIVYNCLLPASYLSELRDGFPYATEILDCFADEGLSWFSVKDSTGEYHAMFRELYQEFAAKPPAYMAVLASLVMRILTGLYRHKLQIIAPAGDRPQWLSVDEAIAFIDRNYASELKLGELAAQAKLSERQFSRLFRRHTGMSLIEYVQSIRMDAACRLLTTRHSSVEDIAGAVGYADMKFFYRLFKKKTGVTPRQYRDARIVK, encoded by the coding sequence ATGAGCATAAAACGAAGCACCTATGTCATGTCGGCATCGTCTTTTTTCGAGCCCGGCGTACCTCTCTATGTAAACCGCGCTTACGAAAGCTTTGATATGGGTGAGCATTCGCATGAATTCGTAGAGATTACGTATGTCAGCGAAGGTGCAGGCATTCATTATATTGCCGGCGAAGCCGTACCGGTTGAGCATGGGACGTTATTTTTTATTCCCGTCGGGCAAAGCCACGTATTCCGGCCAAAAACGCCTAAGAAAGACCGGCCTCTAATCGTCTACAACTGCTTGCTGCCGGCTTCCTATTTGAGTGAATTGCGGGATGGTTTCCCTTATGCCACGGAGATTTTGGATTGTTTCGCGGATGAGGGTTTATCCTGGTTCTCTGTCAAGGATTCCACGGGAGAGTATCATGCGATGTTCCGCGAGCTCTATCAGGAGTTTGCCGCCAAACCGCCAGCTTATATGGCTGTGCTTGCCTCTCTTGTTATGCGGATATTAACCGGCCTCTATCGGCACAAGCTGCAGATTATTGCCCCGGCCGGAGACCGGCCTCAGTGGTTAAGCGTAGACGAAGCCATTGCTTTTATTGACCGTAATTACGCGTCCGAGCTTAAGCTAGGCGAACTCGCTGCCCAAGCCAAGCTTAGCGAAAGGCAGTTCAGCCGCTTATTCCGCCGGCATACCGGGATGAGCCTGATCGAATACGTACAGAGCATCCGTATGGATGCGGCATGCCGCCTCTTGACCACCCGTCATAGCAGCGTTGAAGATATCGCGGGTGCCGTCGGTTATGCGGACATGAAATTCTTCTACCGTCTGTTCAAGAAAAAAACCGGGGTTACCCCCCGGCAATATCGCGATGCTAGAATCGTAAAATAA
- a CDS encoding extracellular solute-binding protein: MNKRWKNSGILTLVITVNAMLAAGCTISSGGGNPNSEQKGDSASPVQETHYSLYAPAMTTPINLDGPITQEVMKRTGVQWDKVEIGNGGDLSQQINLKLAGGSFPDAIILPSDSLVWSRLINEKKLLPLDDYFNKPEEYPNLAKIDKRIIDYWRASDGHIYFVPSAYEPVIDNPSAWQGNAQGLWVQNTILDKAGMTSDDLKTLDGFEKYLNAVKGLKDEQGRNLIPLSLGGENFAGLEIVMSMFGVRSEGNGYNEQPDGTVIPDYEMPGFKDAFEWLNHLNQQGLIDPETSFQKKDLFKEKVNNLRFGAMLFGGWDNPNVTTLKNNNIPEAITYNELKKQGFPDGWFYPTELPAIPNVKLAQYANYNPFGTNGTGLSTAIKDPDRLMKGIDWMQTNEAFVLMEYGPESMGAYKMEDGAAVENYEVFRGPKFWGGDNGGMASVTQYGFWWWKNLASVGSSHIKTMESPWPAYNAMLYEAEEINHKQGAFGLTPKAARIKPTIGGTVEKYGPVQGDIRLKYYAKMLLAKSDKDFETAYNQFLDEMKVRGHDEETTAEFNQAYQAYSETPAGKITVEITKTLPRNVYSDVPAIIGE, encoded by the coding sequence ATGAATAAAAGATGGAAGAATAGCGGTATATTGACGCTTGTTATTACGGTAAATGCGATGTTGGCTGCGGGCTGCACGATAAGTAGCGGCGGCGGGAATCCAAACAGCGAACAGAAGGGGGACTCTGCCTCCCCGGTTCAAGAAACGCACTACAGCTTGTATGCTCCCGCAATGACTACGCCAATTAATCTTGATGGGCCAATAACGCAAGAGGTTATGAAAAGAACCGGCGTGCAATGGGATAAAGTCGAGATCGGCAACGGAGGTGACTTGTCGCAGCAAATTAACCTCAAGCTTGCGGGCGGCAGTTTTCCCGATGCCATTATTTTGCCATCCGATAGTCTCGTCTGGTCGCGGCTGATTAATGAGAAGAAGCTGCTTCCGCTCGATGATTACTTCAATAAGCCGGAGGAATACCCGAATCTGGCCAAGATCGATAAGCGGATAATCGATTACTGGCGTGCAAGCGACGGTCATATCTACTTCGTCCCTTCCGCGTACGAGCCCGTCATCGATAATCCGTCAGCGTGGCAGGGCAATGCGCAAGGGTTATGGGTTCAGAATACGATTCTGGACAAAGCGGGCATGACGTCGGATGATCTCAAGACGCTGGACGGTTTCGAGAAATATCTAAATGCTGTCAAAGGCCTAAAGGATGAGCAAGGACGGAATTTGATTCCGTTGTCGCTTGGCGGTGAGAACTTTGCGGGACTTGAAATCGTTATGTCCATGTTTGGCGTTCGAAGCGAGGGCAACGGATACAACGAGCAGCCGGACGGAACGGTTATTCCGGATTACGAGATGCCCGGCTTCAAGGATGCTTTTGAATGGCTTAATCATCTCAATCAGCAAGGGCTGATCGACCCGGAGACTTCCTTCCAGAAGAAGGATTTATTCAAGGAGAAAGTCAATAATCTGCGCTTTGGCGCCATGCTGTTCGGCGGATGGGACAATCCTAACGTAACGACGCTGAAGAACAATAACATCCCTGAAGCGATTACTTATAACGAGCTCAAGAAACAGGGCTTCCCGGACGGTTGGTTCTATCCGACGGAGCTTCCGGCAATTCCAAATGTAAAGCTGGCCCAATACGCAAACTATAATCCGTTCGGCACGAACGGAACGGGGCTGAGCACGGCGATTAAAGATCCGGACCGGTTAATGAAGGGGATTGACTGGATGCAGACCAATGAAGCCTTTGTCCTCATGGAGTATGGTCCGGAGAGTATGGGCGCTTACAAAATGGAGGATGGGGCAGCCGTCGAGAATTACGAGGTGTTCCGCGGACCTAAATTCTGGGGCGGCGATAACGGAGGAATGGCCAGCGTTACGCAATACGGATTCTGGTGGTGGAAAAACCTTGCGAGCGTAGGCAGCTCTCATATCAAAACAATGGAATCGCCTTGGCCCGCTTATAATGCCATGCTGTATGAGGCGGAGGAAATCAATCATAAGCAAGGGGCGTTTGGATTGACGCCAAAAGCAGCCCGCATTAAGCCGACGATTGGCGGAACCGTAGAGAAATACGGCCCGGTACAAGGGGATATTCGTTTGAAATATTACGCGAAGATGCTGCTGGCTAAGAGCGATAAGGATTTTGAGACGGCGTACAATCAATTTCTGGACGAGATGAAGGTGCGCGGTCACGACGAAGAGACGACAGCCGAGTTTAACCAAGCTTATCAGGCTTACAGCGAAACACCGGCTGGCAAAATTACCGTTGAGATTACAAAGACGCTTCCGCGTAATGTCTATAGCGACGTCCCGGCTATTATAGGGGAGTAA
- a CDS encoding catalase: protein MDNNQGFSENNAPMPAQKPAKKEHHHGLSPSQWSAIDSPAALHSQTVGARGPILEQDSVLHETMETFIHNKILERPVHVKGWGAFGYFQTVHSMAAHTKLCFLQQPGYQVPVTVRFSLAVSNKGTPDTSRNVRGFATKFYTDEGVFDLVFNHIPVFLIRDPIRFPESIQAFLPSPINNLIDPERFWSFIARAPESTHFIVWLYSDAGTVKSLRHIPGHSVNTYVWRNAQGVCTYVKYHWIPYAGVQTIDAEESAELSCKNPDYAGQDLYDTLACGKTVEYGLYVQLMDPADEASLPYDPLDDTKIWDEDQFPLLPVGKLVLNQNPDDYQEQVEKLAFSPSNLLDGAELSDDKMLQGRSNIYADSQRHRIGPDFRKVPVNHQANWTPGSMQTSGNGRYVEGHLVRSEIPKSDDFTQAGQYYDCLQPVQKEHLVKNLAGDLSAACEETQAIVLGYLSKASTELGERVAKQIHAQKG from the coding sequence ATGGACAATAATCAAGGTTTTTCGGAGAATAATGCCCCGATGCCTGCGCAGAAGCCAGCTAAAAAAGAGCATCACCATGGCTTATCACCGTCGCAATGGAGCGCAATTGACAGTCCGGCCGCTCTCCATTCGCAAACCGTAGGCGCCCGCGGCCCCATTCTCGAACAAGATAGCGTGCTGCATGAGACAATGGAGACCTTTATACATAATAAAATTCTCGAAAGACCCGTTCATGTCAAAGGCTGGGGAGCATTTGGCTACTTTCAGACCGTACATTCCATGGCTGCGCATACGAAGCTCTGCTTCTTGCAGCAACCAGGCTATCAAGTTCCCGTAACCGTCAGGTTCTCCCTTGCGGTCAGCAATAAGGGAACCCCGGATACATCCCGCAATGTACGCGGATTCGCGACCAAATTTTATACCGACGAAGGTGTCTTCGACCTGGTTTTCAATCATATTCCCGTCTTTCTGATCAGAGACCCTATTCGTTTTCCGGAGTCCATACAGGCGTTCTTGCCTTCGCCTATCAATAATTTAATTGACCCCGAGAGGTTCTGGAGCTTTATCGCAAGAGCGCCTGAATCCACTCACTTTATCGTATGGTTGTATTCCGATGCCGGGACGGTCAAGAGTCTTCGCCACATCCCCGGGCATAGCGTAAATACGTACGTCTGGAGAAATGCGCAAGGGGTTTGCACCTACGTTAAATACCACTGGATTCCCTATGCCGGTGTCCAGACCATTGACGCCGAGGAATCTGCAGAACTAAGCTGCAAAAATCCGGATTACGCGGGCCAGGATCTGTACGATACGCTTGCCTGCGGAAAAACGGTAGAGTACGGCTTATACGTTCAACTAATGGATCCTGCGGATGAGGCCAGCCTTCCTTACGATCCGCTCGACGATACGAAAATTTGGGATGAGGATCAGTTCCCGCTCCTGCCGGTCGGCAAGCTTGTCTTGAACCAGAATCCGGACGATTATCAGGAGCAGGTGGAGAAGCTTGCCTTCTCTCCTTCCAATCTGCTGGATGGCGCCGAGCTGTCGGATGATAAAATGCTGCAAGGACGTTCGAATATATACGCAGATTCGCAGCGTCACCGGATCGGGCCGGATTTCCGCAAGGTACCGGTCAATCATCAGGCGAACTGGACTCCGGGCTCCATGCAGACCAGCGGCAATGGCCGGTATGTAGAAGGGCATCTTGTGAGGTCCGAAATTCCAAAGTCCGATGATTTCACGCAAGCGGGTCAATATTACGATTGTCTGCAGCCGGTACAGAAGGAACATCTCGTCAAAAATCTGGCCGGTGATCTCTCCGCGGCATGCGAGGAAACCCAAGCCATTGTACTCGGTTATTTAAGCAAAGCTTCAACCGAATTAGGGGAACGCGTTGCCAAGCAAATCCATGCTCAGAAAGGCTGA
- a CDS encoding LysR family transcriptional regulator, translating into MDDKDAVILQYIAEEQSLTKAAEKLYMTQPALTYRIQQMEREFGVPLIVKHTKGTYLTPEGEALASFAKKMREEMVAMKDYLLNMRSLVKGTLRLGVASYYGLYKLPPLLGKFKDLYPEVQFHVTCALSSEIIDLLTEQEIHIGIVRGNYQWQEAKELLHDEPICLISREPIELDRLPELPHIHYSEPKSKTVRATASTLGHTIQKWWHEHYQVPPVIAMQVDAYETCKEMVKQGLGYSIVPGVFVSPEDGLHSLELTLKNGEPIRRNTWMLYRNQTRELAIVDRFVDFMTNEHIRT; encoded by the coding sequence TTGGATGATAAAGACGCGGTTATTCTGCAATACATAGCCGAGGAACAAAGCTTGACCAAAGCGGCGGAAAAGCTCTATATGACGCAGCCTGCCTTAACATACCGGATTCAGCAGATGGAGCGGGAATTCGGCGTTCCGCTTATTGTTAAGCATACCAAAGGAACGTATTTGACGCCGGAAGGCGAGGCGCTGGCCTCCTTTGCCAAGAAGATGCGCGAAGAGATGGTTGCGATGAAAGATTATCTGCTCAACATGAGGAGTCTCGTAAAAGGAACGCTACGTCTTGGAGTAGCCAGCTATTACGGCTTATACAAGCTGCCGCCTCTGCTTGGAAAGTTCAAGGATCTGTATCCGGAGGTGCAATTCCATGTGACTTGCGCATTAAGCTCAGAGATCATTGACTTGTTAACTGAACAGGAAATTCATATAGGGATCGTACGCGGGAATTACCAGTGGCAGGAAGCGAAGGAGCTGCTTCATGATGAGCCCATCTGCCTGATTTCCCGTGAACCAATCGAGCTTGATCGGCTTCCGGAGCTGCCGCATATCCATTACAGCGAACCCAAGTCCAAGACGGTACGCGCAACCGCGTCCACATTGGGACATACCATTCAGAAGTGGTGGCATGAGCATTATCAAGTACCTCCAGTTATAGCCATGCAGGTTGACGCTTACGAGACTTGCAAGGAAATGGTCAAGCAAGGACTCGGCTATTCCATTGTACCAGGCGTATTTGTGTCACCGGAGGACGGTTTGCATTCGCTGGAATTAACGCTGAAGAATGGAGAGCCAATCCGCAGAAATACATGGATGTTATACCGAAATCAGACGCGCGAGCTGGCAATCGTGGATAGATTCGTTGATTTTATGACAAACGAGCATATACGCACATGA
- a CDS encoding YolD-like family protein — protein MAKAKVPKRPTRDEFVLEEIGNQLSEAFYETSTIVLTVWGREEPVQGVITAMDSRTGKVHVETSSGLDKVPFMDIMNVSYSRN, from the coding sequence ATGGCGAAAGCAAAGGTGCCAAAGCGTCCTACAAGGGACGAATTTGTATTAGAAGAGATAGGGAATCAGTTAAGCGAAGCTTTCTATGAAACATCTACGATTGTTCTCACCGTATGGGGCAGGGAGGAACCTGTTCAAGGCGTTATTACGGCGATGGATTCAAGGACAGGCAAAGTTCATGTCGAGACGTCATCGGGATTGGACAAGGTCCCGTTTATGGATATTATGAATGTCAGCTATTCAAGGAATTAA
- a CDS encoding alpha-L-rhamnosidase, which produces MTLLQVNHLRCEYQQNPNGLGALSPRISWQLQSDDVHVMQLAYQIQVSCGLEGFDELELVWDTGRVESEQSTLIEYGGQPLHARGRYYYRVKVWDNKGNESEWSKTAHWEMGLLQTADWTASWITPEANSINPQSEEIFMLRKSFAARSNISRATLYATALGLYEVELNGKRVGDWEYTPGWTSYSSRLQVQAYDVTQQLAAGSNAIGASLANGWYKGDLAWNNQKSIYGNIRAVLLQLHIDYDDGTSEVIASDTSWRAATGPILMSELYHGETYDARLEIKGWSEPDFDDQSWAGVTELAQSKDILVMQENEPVRITEKLKPVALIHTPSGETVLDMGQNMVGRLHFRIELPAGTELSIRHAEVLDREGNFYIGNLRKAKQTVRYICKGGEEEYEPHFSFQGFRYVKIEGWPQDAALNLDQFTGHVLHTDMEASGAFECSHPLLNKLQQNIIWGQRGNFLDVPTDCPQRDERLGWTGDAQVFIRTAAFNYGVAPFFAKWLRDLKADQRSDGGVPFVIPHVLDENSHSSAAWGDAAVICPWTMYLSYGDKRVLEEQYDSMKAWVEYIRKQGSDEYLWNTGFHFGDWLGLDAKEGDYVGATPRDLIATCYYAYSTELFVKTAEVLGRTDDAEHYRELYNQIAAAFEREFLTPNGRLAAHTQTAHVLPLMFGLVKGSVRDRLAKTLADYVTEQKFHLTTGFVGTPYLSHVLSENGYHDVAVKLVQQEDYPSWLYSIHQGATTIWEHWDGIKADGSFWSDDMNSYNHYAYGSIGEWLYRVVAGLDLDESQPGYKHIIFRPRTDSGLTYAKASYKSVYGLIRSGWNTSVDGAVSYEFELPPNTTAEVRLQGALPDAISVNGADLRSASGVIDFREEGGLLVLSLGSGIYRVHAAAKVTV; this is translated from the coding sequence ATGACTTTGTTGCAAGTAAACCATTTGCGTTGTGAATATCAGCAAAATCCAAACGGACTCGGAGCTTTATCGCCGCGTATCAGCTGGCAGCTTCAATCGGATGACGTTCATGTGATGCAGCTCGCTTATCAGATCCAAGTATCCTGCGGATTGGAAGGATTTGATGAGCTTGAGCTGGTATGGGATACCGGCCGCGTGGAATCGGAGCAGTCGACCCTGATCGAATACGGCGGGCAGCCGCTGCATGCGCGAGGCCGTTACTACTATCGGGTGAAAGTATGGGATAACAAAGGCAACGAATCGGAATGGAGTAAGACTGCTCATTGGGAAATGGGACTTCTCCAAACCGCGGACTGGACGGCATCTTGGATTACGCCCGAAGCAAACTCTATCAATCCGCAGTCGGAAGAAATTTTTATGCTCCGCAAAAGTTTTGCGGCACGCAGCAACATCAGCCGCGCAACCTTGTATGCGACTGCGCTCGGACTATACGAAGTGGAGCTAAATGGCAAGCGGGTTGGCGATTGGGAGTATACGCCGGGCTGGACGAGTTATTCCAGCAGACTCCAGGTGCAGGCCTATGATGTAACGCAGCAGCTTGCAGCGGGAAGCAACGCAATCGGAGCTTCTTTAGCGAACGGATGGTACAAAGGCGACTTGGCTTGGAACAATCAGAAAAGCATTTACGGCAATATCCGTGCTGTGCTCCTTCAGCTTCATATCGACTATGACGACGGAACATCGGAAGTAATCGCCAGCGACACGTCTTGGCGTGCGGCTACCGGTCCAATCCTCATGTCGGAGTTGTATCATGGAGAAACCTATGATGCCCGGTTGGAAATTAAGGGTTGGTCGGAGCCAGACTTCGACGATCAGAGCTGGGCCGGTGTAACGGAGCTTGCCCAATCGAAGGATATCCTGGTCATGCAGGAAAACGAGCCTGTCCGCATAACCGAAAAGCTGAAGCCTGTCGCTCTTATTCATACCCCTTCCGGCGAAACGGTGCTGGATATGGGCCAGAACATGGTCGGACGCCTTCATTTCCGCATCGAGCTGCCGGCAGGTACGGAGCTGTCGATCCGGCATGCCGAGGTACTGGACCGGGAAGGCAACTTCTATATCGGCAATCTTCGCAAAGCGAAGCAGACGGTCCGATATATTTGCAAAGGCGGGGAAGAGGAATACGAGCCGCATTTCTCGTTCCAAGGCTTCCGTTATGTGAAAATTGAAGGCTGGCCGCAGGATGCCGCGCTTAACCTGGATCAATTCACCGGACATGTCCTTCATACGGATATGGAGGCTTCGGGTGCTTTCGAGTGCTCTCATCCTCTATTAAACAAGCTTCAGCAAAATATTATCTGGGGACAACGCGGCAATTTCCTCGATGTTCCGACGGACTGTCCGCAGCGCGATGAACGGCTTGGCTGGACGGGCGACGCTCAGGTCTTTATCCGTACGGCTGCATTCAATTACGGCGTGGCTCCGTTTTTCGCCAAATGGCTGCGCGACTTGAAGGCAGACCAACGCAGTGACGGGGGAGTGCCGTTTGTTATCCCTCATGTGCTGGACGAGAATTCTCATTCTTCCGCAGCTTGGGGCGATGCCGCGGTCATCTGTCCTTGGACGATGTACCTCAGTTACGGAGATAAGCGCGTGCTTGAAGAGCAGTATGACAGCATGAAGGCATGGGTGGAGTACATTCGCAAGCAAGGCAGCGACGAATATCTATGGAATACCGGCTTCCACTTCGGTGATTGGCTGGGCTTAGACGCCAAAGAAGGGGATTATGTAGGAGCAACGCCTAGAGATCTGATCGCAACCTGCTATTATGCCTATTCCACGGAGCTGTTCGTCAAAACCGCCGAAGTGCTTGGCCGAACGGACGATGCGGAGCATTACCGCGAGCTGTACAATCAGATTGCAGCAGCCTTCGAACGCGAATTCCTTACGCCTAACGGAAGGCTTGCCGCCCATACGCAGACCGCTCACGTTCTGCCGCTGATGTTCGGACTTGTCAAAGGCTCGGTGCGTGACCGGCTGGCCAAAACGCTGGCAGACTACGTAACGGAGCAAAAGTTCCATCTGACGACCGGCTTTGTAGGGACGCCTTACCTGAGCCATGTGTTGTCCGAAAACGGCTATCACGATGTGGCGGTTAAGCTGGTGCAGCAGGAGGACTACCCATCCTGGCTTTATTCGATTCACCAAGGGGCAACAACGATTTGGGAGCATTGGGACGGCATTAAAGCGGATGGTTCCTTCTGGAGCGACGATATGAATTCCTATAATCATTACGCTTACGGATCTATTGGGGAATGGCTGTACAGGGTTGTAGCCGGACTTGACCTGGATGAGTCGCAGCCGGGCTATAAGCATATTATTTTCCGTCCGCGCACGGATTCCGGTCTTACTTACGCCAAAGCCTCCTATAAATCCGTTTATGGATTGATCCGCAGCGGATGGAATACAAGCGTAGACGGGGCAGTGAGCTATGAGTTTGAGCTTCCTCCTAACACGACTGCGGAAGTGAGATTGCAAGGTGCCTTGCCTGATGCCATCTCGGTCAATGGCGCCGATCTTCGCTCGGCTTCCGGCGTTATTGATTTCCGGGAAGAAGGCGGATTGCTTGTGCTGTCCCTCGGGTCAGGCATCTACCGTGTTCATGCCGCAGCCAAAGTAACCGTTTGA
- a CDS encoding M20 family metallopeptidase, producing MSNKESKRRIAQAVDSRDAQLRELSLRIHANPELSFHEHKAQQWLTEPLIEAGFAVEKGISGLETSFRATWEGTTGGPTIALLAEYDALPGLGHGCGHSLIGTAAVGAALALKSTFPELPGKIIVLGTPAEEEGGGKIIMCNDGVFDDVDAAMMVHPQNKTMVLRGALACVDATFTFHGRQAHASSSPEKGISALDALVNAYAAINSLRQFMKEDVRIHGIITKGGDAPNVVPELTEMVFILRASTVQELETVREKVYRAVRCAAEGVGAAVDIKEGLIYAERNNNKALAGLFARNLEEELGLEVNDPPLKGGVGSSDIGNVSQMTAVIHPYIRLGEATTHTPEFARLAGSEEGMILLNNAAKALAMTAYDLCSDRDALRLVRSEFEEWSNSKNGG from the coding sequence ATGAGCAACAAAGAATCCAAACGACGGATTGCACAGGCGGTAGATTCGCGTGATGCGCAGCTGCGTGAGCTGTCTCTTCGCATTCATGCGAATCCGGAGCTTAGCTTTCACGAGCATAAAGCGCAGCAATGGCTAACGGAGCCGCTGATTGAAGCGGGTTTTGCGGTGGAAAAGGGGATTTCGGGTCTTGAGACTTCGTTCCGCGCAACTTGGGAAGGGACAACAGGCGGACCAACGATAGCGCTGCTGGCCGAATACGATGCGCTTCCGGGACTTGGCCATGGCTGCGGCCACAGCTTAATCGGAACGGCGGCGGTTGGCGCAGCACTCGCGCTTAAAAGTACTTTCCCGGAGCTGCCCGGCAAAATCATCGTGCTGGGCACGCCAGCCGAAGAGGAAGGCGGAGGCAAGATCATCATGTGCAACGACGGTGTATTTGACGATGTTGACGCGGCCATGATGGTGCATCCTCAGAATAAAACGATGGTGCTGCGGGGCGCTCTTGCATGCGTGGATGCTACGTTTACTTTCCACGGAAGACAAGCTCATGCGTCCTCTTCGCCGGAAAAAGGAATCAGCGCCCTGGATGCGCTTGTGAACGCCTATGCGGCAATCAACTCCTTGCGCCAGTTTATGAAGGAGGATGTCCGGATCCACGGTATTATTACGAAGGGCGGAGACGCGCCTAACGTTGTGCCCGAGCTGACCGAAATGGTGTTTATTTTGCGAGCGTCCACCGTGCAGGAGCTAGAGACGGTCAGGGAAAAGGTATACCGCGCTGTCCGCTGCGCAGCAGAAGGCGTAGGGGCAGCGGTCGACATCAAGGAAGGTCTGATTTATGCCGAGCGGAACAATAATAAAGCATTAGCAGGCTTATTCGCCCGCAATCTGGAGGAAGAGCTTGGCCTTGAGGTAAACGACCCTCCGCTGAAGGGCGGCGTTGGTTCCTCCGACATTGGCAACGTCAGTCAAATGACGGCTGTTATCCATCCTTATATCCGGCTTGGAGAAGCAACGACGCATACGCCGGAATTCGCTCGTCTTGCCGGTTCGGAGGAAGGAATGATTCTACTGAACAATGCGGCGAAAGCTCTGGCTATGACCGCTTATGATCTTTGTTCGGACCGTGACGCATTAAGGCTCGTCCGTTCAGAGTTCGAAGAGTGGAGCAATTCTAAAAATGGGGGATAA